The Aythya fuligula isolate bAytFul2 chromosome 2, bAytFul2.pri, whole genome shotgun sequence genome contains a region encoding:
- the CNDP2 gene encoding cytosolic non-specific dipeptidase: MSALDTLFKYIDDHQDLYVKRLAEWVAIQSVSAWPEKRGEIKRMMEVAAKDIERLGGTTQLMDIGKQKLPDGSEIPLPPIVLGTLGSDPHKKTVCVYGHLDVQPAALEDGWDSEPFTLVERDGKLYGRGSTDDKGPVLAWLNALEAYQQTNQDFPVNIKFCLEGMEESGSEGLDELIFAQRDTFFKDVDYVCISDNYWLGKKKPCITYGLRGICYYFIEVECGDKDLHSGVYGGSVHEAMTDLIALMGCLIDKKGKILIPGINEAVASVTDEELALYEKIDFDLGEYAKDVGATKLLHDTKRDILMHRWRYPSLSLHGIEGAFSASGAKTVIPRKVIGKFSIRLVPNMTPEEVTKHVEDYLNKKFAELQSPNKFKVYLGHGGKPWVSDFDHPHYMAGRRAMKTVFGVDPDLTREGGSIPVTLTFQEATGKNVMLLPVGAADDGAHSQNEKLNRYNYIQGVKMLGAYLYEVSQLKD, encoded by the exons ATGTCTGCTCTTGACACCCTCTTTAAATACATCGATGATCATCAAGACCTCTATGTTAAG CGGCTGGCTGAGTGGGTGGCAATCCAGAGTGTGTCAGCATGGCCAGAGAAGAGGGGTGAAATCAAACGCATGATGGAGGTCGCTGCAAAGGATATTGAGCGACTGGGAGGCACAACCCAACTTATGGATATTGGGAAACAAAAG CTGCCTGATGGATCAGAGATCCCTCTGCCTCCAATTGTTCTGGGAACGCTTGGCTCTGATCCACACAAGAAGACCGTGTGTGTATATGGCCACCTGGATGTCCAGCCAGCGGCACTGGAGGATGGCTGGGATAGTGAGCCCTTCACACTGGTAGAAAGAGATG GGAAGCTGTATGGAAGAGGATCAACAGATGACAAAGGTCCAGTGCTTGCCTGGCTGAATGCCTTGGAGGCTTATCAACAAACGAACCAG gattttCCAGTAAACATTAAGTTCTGCCTAGAGGGTATGGAGGAATCAGGATCAGAAGGCCTTGATGAATTGATTTTTGCTCAGCGAGACACTTTCTTCAAAGATGTTGATTACGTTTGCATTTCTGACAACTACTGGCTAGGCAAGAAAAAGCCTTGTATCACCTATGGCTTGAGGGGTATCTGCTACTACTTCATAGAG GTCGAATGCGGTGACAAGGACCTTCACTCTGGAGTTTATGGTGGTTCAGTGCATGAGGCCATGACAGATCTCATTGCTCTAATGG gttgTCTTAtagacaagaaaggaaaaatcctcATCCCAGGCATTAATGAAGCAGTGGCATCTGTAACTGATGAGGAGCTGGCACTATATGAGAAGATAGATTTTGACCTGGGAGAATATGCAAAAGATGTAGGAGCAACAAAACTGCTGCATGATACAAAG AGAGATATCCTAATGCACAGGTGGAGGTACCCTTCCTTGTCTCTCCATGGAATTGAAGGAGCCTTCTCAGCCTCCGGAGCAAAGACTGTGATTCCTAGGAAAGTGATTGGCAAGTTCTCAATCAGGCTTGTGCCAAACATGACTCCTGAAGAAGTCACAAAGCAT GTTGAAGACTACCTGAACAAAAagtttgcagagctgcagagccccaACAAATTCAAAGTGTACTTAGGCCATGGTGGGAAACCCTGGGTGTCTGACTTCGACCATCCACACTACATGGCTGGcaggagggccatgaagacaG TTTTTGGAGTTGATCCAGACCTGacaagggagggaggaagcatTCCTGTTACCCTTACTTTTCAAGAAGCAACAGGCAAGAATGTCATGCTGCTTCCTGTTGGAGCTGCAGATGATGGTGCACACTCTCAAAATGAGAAGCTAAATAG GTACAACTACATCCAGGGGGTGAAGATGCTTGGTGCATACCTCTACGAAGTTTCCCAGTTGAAGGACTAA